The window CCCATTCTTAACACCGAACTTGGCCCCTAACGTGAAGGCAGGCTTAACAGCCTGGATTCCATTCCAGAAAGGCGATCCCTTCGCCTTTGAGGTAAGGAAATTTCCATCGGGAAAATATTTGGCACGAAGGATAACAGCCCAAAGCCCTTGATCGTTTTGGAAAATATCGAGTGTTACGGTTGTCAgtatcaatctctttcattatttcGTATCTTCTCTAGAAAATGATTCAAATCATCTGACTGATAACAATGCGTGCGTCCGTCGCCTTTGTGGTCGTCGGTTCTGATTGTAATCAGATGGCTCAGTAGCAACGTATTATCTAGACTAAGTTTTCCAATTGAGTAGTTGTTGCAATTTTCGCCACTGCAATAACTGGTGTGTTGCAGGATCTAGATCCACTTGAAAGCAGTCGCCCGCCTCCCATGCTCCTCTTGAGTTTCCCATCAAGCCAAAGCCTCCACGCGGTTGGCCGACTGCCGCTGACAAGCACGACCACCGCCACCGGCAAGCACGGCGACGAGGCCGCCGGCAAGCACGAGCAGTCGCCTCACGTGTTCCTTTTGAGATCCCCCAAGGTGACGCCTCCCCACGTTGCTCCGACCGCTACCATTGGGGCTCGCCACCGACAAGCACGAGCAGTCGCCTCACGTGTTCCTTCTGAGATCCCCCCAAGCTGACGCCTCCCCACGTTGCTCCGACCGCTGCCATTGGGGCTCGCCGCCGGCAAGCACGCCGACATGGTTGCCCTAGAAGAGCACCAATGTCCATGGTTGTCGCCTCCACGAGCTTCAGCCTCAATTGGTTCGTGCCGCCACACAAAAGTTCCTGCAACATTAAATTTGTAGCATAAATTTTCTGCGACTTGACCTTTATTGAAAAAATCTGCAAATGTTTATGTAACATCATCTATGCAGCCAAAAAATTCGGCAAAACAATCTCTAAATGTTTCCgcaacaagatctttgttgcaaAGTGTTCTGCAACACGACTTTTGTTGCGAAAGTAGAGGACGGCGCTCGGTCACTAGATTGGGTCAAATCTAACGGCTCGCGAGGCGGTGGATCTATTCAAAAGATCCGCCGACCAACGCATAGCACGCCCCATCTTCTTTCTTGAGTTCCCTTCGCTTCTTTGCCTGCTGCATTTATTTTGGGGAGAAGTTATTTTTCATCCATGACTCTATCGATGGTTTAAAAATGATTCGTCTACTTCAAAACCAGCATAACCTTGTCCCTCAAATGTCAAAACCGGATATTTTCGTCCCCCGGGCTGCTTCGGGTGGCTTTATGCTGAGGTGGCATGGTTTGACCATTGAACTTTGCCATCTCATCATCCCTCTCTCTACACGGTCACACGTCACCACCAATCCATGCCGGCACCGAGGCTAATCATCTCGTCGTCATCAACGAGCGGCAGCCCCGGATGTGGTCACATTGATGTTGGCTACCACTCACTCGTTGCTCCTCACACGACTCATTTGCGAGGTGCTCTTGTCATTCCACGGTGGTGATCCACGGCGCAATGGAGAGCGTAGGAACGCCTCTCGACTGTGAGCGAGTTGCCACTTCCGCCGAAGACagaatcatcatcgtcatcaccgacGATGCGAGGGACAGAACTGTGATGGGGCACATGCGAGGCTGGGGAGCAGTTCGACGCGACAAGCAGCAACCAGAAGCTCGTCGGCGCATGGTTCTAGTCCCAGGGCCACCGCACCAACTACTGCTAGACACTGCCGCTACGCGTACTCGGTGCTGTTCGCATCTCTTGGCCTCGGCACAGGCCGGCCGCATAGCCTCTTGCGCCCTGTACATTGGCAGCTGATGCGACGCATAGAGTCATGGCGCTCGGAGCAGGACCAATTACTGATTTCTATTAGCTTCACAAAATTCCTGTGTGTGTTTAATCCCATGAAAGAATCAATCAGCTACTTGATGTGCTCTCGTCGAACAACCAATCTAGCAGTTTTCGTGTGTATTAGGTCTCGGTCAGAAGCAATCAGCGACAGATAGATTCAGAGGCATTAGGTCTCGGTCCGACGGGTTAATGGTTTTAAGGTTAGGGTTGCGTATGATCAAAACGGCCCGGCCCGTGTCTCTCACTCACTCGCTTCACTCTCCCTCTCTCCGTCTGCCATGAAGATCTTCATCGTAGATTTCTTGTTTCCCCAGCCATGCATGACCTGGACTCCGGCACATCGCTTCGTCTGTCTCCTGTTGGTACGGCAAAGCCACCCGCTTTGAGTCCCCGCGCCATGATTCCCTCTCATAGCATCCACTACTCATCAGGTCTGGCCTCAATCCGCCTCATTTTCAGCGTACATGCGACAAGTTCGTGAGAAGAAACGACGAGCGCAAACTTTGTTGCAGCAAGGCAATGGCAAAAGTTTCATATTGTACTGTTGTTCCCGCACTCGGAGAAGAGCACTCAAAATGAGGCGAGTCGAGGAACAATCTACGCGAGAGGATTACGAGCACCAGAAAAGCCGTGCAGTTGTGCGTGGTTTTCTTCTTCTACTCCTAGAAAGGATCACCGTGACGCGCCGGGAGGCAGCACGGATTCGAGGTCGAGGCTACGTACTGTTGTCGCGGAAACTCACAAGCATGTCGAGTGATGAGTAGAGCTCCTTTCCCTACCACGTTTCAGatgatacttactactccctccgtccgaaaaaagttgtccctcaaatggatgtatctagcaccaagttagtgctagatacattcatttgaggaacaagcttgggacaagtttttccggacggagggagtacttgatgaGATGGCTCATGTTTTTCTTCGCAAAAATGATTCATATATTATCAAAGTTTATCTAAAATACAAAGCACTTcaatcaaacataataaaaatttatATCAAGATTTTGATACCACGCGAACGGCCACTATCGCCCCAAAAACGAGCCGTTGACACGTCGCTTTTGCCGCTCCCCTATTAGAGCCGGCTTAACATTGTCGACGACGGCCAAAAAATCTGCATGCACGTGCCCAAAACCATGGACACGCTATGGCAAGAGCGCTTCTTGCCAAGTTATGCTCTCGTGTTTGTTTGGTCCTCACAGTATTGTTTTTTTGGGAAAAAAAACAGGGGCCCTGGAAGGCAACAACAAAAAGTAAGTTTTGGCCGGGTAGATACTTCCAAGAAAAGCGTCCGTGAACTCAGGTGTGCAGAGGATGAGATGTACTCCAGCTTTGTTTACTGTAAGAAAGTACTGTGCacttacatatataatttgtccaaacgAAAGCTCGCATCACATGTTGAGCGGCAAAAGGCTTGGGAAATTGATCTTGTCACTTTGGAGTCTTTGACCGCCAACTTGTCGGTTTCCTTTAGCCACCATAATATGGTACAACTCTTTCTCTAAAATAGAACCAAAATACCCAAAGCTTTGATCAATCAACATGGCATGCCATCCACGCGTGCATGCTGAGACAACACTTTTCAATCAACAAAGATAATACAGTATGAAAAGATGAAACGGTTTGTTTATTTTGTCTGTCTATACATGCAGCATCTCTCTCATTCAGCTCCCTGCCTTTGTTTTCACATCATCACCCTAATCTAACATCAAGAACAAACCCAGGAGGCAAATCAAATATATACATTTTCTGGCAATATTTACAAACTTCATACATCAGTTCAAGCACATCTGATTTGATCATTGGTATAAATAAAAACCAGAGCTAAAAAACTTCCAAAAAAAAACGTGAGCAAGCCTAGTCTACGCAAAACCAAGGACAAACGAAGAAGAGAAAAGAACTATACACATGGAACCTTCGCTCCAGCCAGCTTCCACTGCTCCACCTCCACCATGATCGATTCAACTGCTCATTGCAGTTCGGCAGCAAGGCGTCGTTCAAGACCACAGTCGTTTCTCAGCTCACCACGTAGTCAGGATGTTGAGTGATCGTGCACCTCTCAGGATGTCTTCCCCGGCGCGTGTTGCAGCTTGCTCAAATCAGGAGTTGCAAGTCTTGCCTGACTGCGGACCAGTGGCCTACAGCTACAAGGGCGAGAGGACCTCATGCAAGACCTGTCTTACAAATGGGCATGCATTCAGTTAGCATGTCTGACAGTATTTCAGCTGTCTGATAGCAAAGGGGACAGCGACCAGACCGTGGCGTTTCAGATGATCTGTCATCCAATATCTGTTTGCTGCACCAACCAAGACAAGACCTTGCGTTTCAGCGGAGCCCATCCATCCCGAAGTGTTGACTCAAAAGTACCCCCGAAGAGGGCATTTATGCTGATTTAGCTGAATAGGAACCTGACTCAGATAAATTCCAGATAAACTGGTCTTCCATGCCAGGGTAGATGGACCGGGTGTCGCTGAtttccgcaggatggagaaactcCACAATGTCTTGCACATTCAGAGTCCCAGCAATGTCTCTGGTCCAGCGGTTGTTGAGGATGGCATCAGAAAGTGACCTCTGCTAAGAGTTCATGACCCTGACCACGGCAAGAACTGTAGGTGCCAGCTCGGCTATGGACTGACCTGCGATCTATCTGTCCATAACCGTGCAGGCATTCCATCACCGACAGCCACCGACGCTGCATGCACAAGGCCAGCGCCACACTTATTCACCTTGATTGGGAAATTTGCCCCAAGGTTTGGAGGGGTCCACTTGGCGCAGCCAGGGCCACCAAGCATGCAGTTGCATCCAGTGGAATTTATCGTCCACTACCAGGGTCAGTCTACAAAGAAACAAATAGCACTTCAAGGAACAATGGAGTGCAGAGCTACCACCTTACACCATCAAACGACAACATGGGAGTCTCGCTGATGCTATCTCTAGTAGAGCAAGAACCAAATAATGCAAGATCCGATGTACAGAACAAGCTACTCTTGGTGTTGCCTTCGACTAGCGTGATACCGTTGTCATCTTCAAAATCATTGCAAATACTCCCATTCGACGAGAAACCAAACATAGCTTCCAAACTACCACCACGAGATTGGACATGATGTGATGATGACCGCAATTCTGTGGAGAAATCACATAAGCTTTCCCAGTTTTGCTTACAAGAACGCTCTGAATACGAGGATAAGGAATCCAAACAAGTGTCATTTGCATCCATGCGCAAAATGCTGTAGCTGTCCTTTGGGTCATGATGATGATCAAGAATTCCAGACGTGTACTTGGAAAAACTTGAAGCGGTGAATTTCAAAGGTAGCTGATCCAGTCCCTGTACAAGCCCGGTATCAGGATCATCAAACAACTCTGGCTCTGTCAAATGTTTATCCACCATTCCATCCATACAAGATATACGGACAGCAGAGTCACAAAAGCTCTATGACCGCTGCTCAAAAGGGTAATCTGAAGTTGAATATATGGAATTCAGGCAACTTCTGTCTGGATTCGGCACAATGCTCTTGCTCTCACTAGCATGGAAGTTGGAGATACTGCTAAAACCATTATTATCAAGAATTCCGTTTCTAAGGCCTAAAAAGCTTGAAGAAGTGCATTTCTCATGTGACTGATCAAATGCAGATTGATGTCCAGCATCAGAATCATCAAACAATCCTGCCTCAATCAAGCCATCCACCTCCAGTCCAAGCGACCTAGAAGTACAATGCTCTAGGCATCTGGAAAACTGAGGTTGCCATGAAGTATCTGATATTGCACGCGACGCCACAGACTGCTCTCTGATCTGACAGGGGAAGGACAACCGATTTGGAATTGGTTCAGTGACTGCTAGCAACAGCATTGGATCCCATTCATCATGATCATATGGCTCAGATTGAATATTGCAGCCCAGTTCATTACCCGAAGCTAATTTTCCTTTGGGGAGGTGTTGAACATCCTCTAGCAACAAGTTGGAGACCTGGTTGTGAACAGTGTCCCTTTTCCAATCAGAACTTGAAAGTTTTGTAGTATATGCTGATGGTAATGACATGCCCTCATGTGCTTCATTGTCCCCACAAGATAAATCATCTTTCCAATCAGGAAAACATGGAAGACCCTGGTTGTCTACCCATGGCAATGCTAAGAATTGACGTGATTCGTCACTTGCATATGAGGATGACTCTTTGCCCAATATCAGTTTACTTGATGATTTGAAGTCACCCCCGTAATCAAGCATGTTTTCAAAATGACCTCTGGGATCAGAACGAGCACATCTGTGAACCATTTCCCTCTGTCTCATGGGCTCTTTATGATGCTGCATTGCATTAGGTAGCTGTCAGAGGTAAACCAACTAGATAACAGAACTTTAAGTAGGTGATGATACATTTGTAACTATAAGCGTTCAAACTAGAGGGGCTCAGCAAAGAATACCTTTCTTATTATGTCGTTGGCGCCTAACCTTTGCAAGATATCAGCAAAAAATTCTGATCTGAAAAGTTCAATCACCGCACCAACAATATTAAAGTacataaaaatataaaaaataaattaAATTATTCAGTAATATAATAACAACCTTTTTCGCAACAACTCGCAACTTTCCATTGACACAGTTTTTGCAGCTAGCTTTAATAATTTTCTTCTCTTTTCTGAAAACATCCGTCCACTCCCAGGTTCTGCGTATATTACCGGTATACCAGAAGTGGAAACATAATGGGATTAACATCTCATCTGAATGTAGCAATTGTAAATTTGCTAGAAATACACTGCTAACAACATATGATCTCGCGGACACAACCTTACAAAAGATTTTCAGAACTTGGGAATTGCAGAATTTAGATACGGTGAATCATCATCTCAACAAGGTGATGTATCTAAGCAGTAACATGTGCTTGTAGCAGGGAACGATTGCAGGACACATATCAGCATCCACGCAAGGAAAAAATATGTACATTTCAGAAACAGATATCCGGTAGCTAGCAAGGAAAAAGAGCATCTAAGACTAATAAAATACCATGATTAAAGGCATGATATTATTATATTCGCATCTATTTTAGTTTTAGTACTAGTAGTACATCTTAAGTTTGTTCACTCCCAAATTGCAAACATGGTAAATAAAGTTTCAACTATGTCATATGTCATATAACTGTATACAGCAAAACGTTCAGCAGTATGTAGTACGTATTTCTTTTGATAACAAAGCAGTAACGTAGTGATTGCACTAAACATTTGTATCGAGTAATGAGCATGTGCTCACCGGTATTTCTTGAAATCCCTGCAATTTCAAATGGTGTCTGAATCGTGGGTGTGAAAACATGACCCATTGGCAGGATATGACATGGTTTTAACTGAGGTGTATCATGATTGTGATATTCTGCAGAGAAGAGGATCAATAGTGAGAAGAGTCTAGCGACATATCACTAATAATTAAAAGAAGGGGCCAGAGAAAGAAAACCGGACCAGAATGTGAGGCTTGCACTTCCACTTGCTCATTAGAGATTACATTGTTCAAGGGTGTGGCTGGGGTCTCATCAGGACACAGAGTAACATTCTGGGCAGGGAACTTCTTGTGCGACGTCATGTTCTGTGGTTCTACAAGAAGCAGAAAGAACAGAAGAAGATCATAGGACTGATCCGTTGCAGCTCCTTTTATGAAGCAAGAAGAATCAAAGAGAATGATACTATAGGACAGCAAGAGTGGATAAAAAATTACAAACCCATTCTATCACCCTCTTTTTGCTTGGAGATGCTTGGCACAATGTTTTGATGAGGTTGTCTGAGGGAACGGGATCTACATCCTGACTGCTCCCACAATTTCTTAAAGAATTTGAGTTCGGTAGTTTTCGCATCGGAACCTGCATAGGAAGTGATGCCCAAATAGGAGAGTCAAATAACACACAttatttattactattgcttttatttttattttctgttactcCAATCTTAGGCAGACTTGATTGTCTGATtctgtgtattttgcaaatttgaaTGTTTGAATACAAGTCATCAGGTGGGTTGTTCCCAGACCAGCATTGATCCTTCCAACAGAAAATTAAATATCACATGGCTCGAACAATCTAACAGGTACAGTACAAGCAACCTTTTGAATTTAGAGCATATTGAACCTTTGACTAGGAATTCCAATAAGCAAACAGGTTGACACATAAGAAAAGAACCAAAGTTACCAGATTATAGTTGTGGCACAACGCCCCCTTTGAGCTGTGATTACAGAATTGCAAGATGCAGAAACATATGGCGTCTAAAAGAGTACTAATGCATAAATTCAGTACTGTTAAGAAAGACAGGAGTTCCAGTGAGACTAGAGGCACCTAACCTTGGGGCTTTGTTTTCTCAGCTTTTcttgtgttagcagcatcctgtctcGCATGTATGTGATGACTACCAGCTTCACTTGCAAATCGAACCTTTTTTCTTGGCCTTCCATCTGCCATTAGATAGTCAATCATTACATGAAGCCAGAAATACAGAATGATTTGCAGGATGGAACTCTCACTCAAGAAAGGCTGCAATCACCAACATGTTCGTACTTGAGGGCCAATTAGCTAGATTTTCGCAATAGCCAGAGTTGTACAAACAAAATTCAAAGAAGTGAAAAAAGATCCTATAATCCCATGACCTCGCAGAAACCGAACACGCCACTCAAGAATCACAAGGAACAGACGGAAACCATCGACGTGTAGGTAGGGAACGGAAGCGTACGGACTTTAAACCGACACCAAATCCTACTAAATCGAGAGGGAAATGATCCCAACTCTCCCCAAAATGCCATGAactcttctgtttttcttttgggGGGAACGCAGGACCAGCATTCCAGTCCAATAAGAATCGAACCGTAGATTCAAATCCACGGCGTCTTCCTGAACCCCAAATCCCGACTCAACCCACAAGACGGGAACTTCTGCCTCGATCTTGGTTCCAAGAACTCGAGGGGTTATACAAGAATCGTAAAAGCGGTGGAGGTGGGGGAGACGAGCCTGGAGAGGAGGCCTCGGGGGCAGGCCTCGACGCCGGAGGGGGCTGGACGGCCGAGCCCCGTGGTGGCCGCGGCGGCTTAACAGGGCAGCTGCTAGGGTTCCGCAGCTGGGGGCGATCCatcgcccgacgccgccgccgcttgggtcggtGCGCGCCAACAGTCGAGCGCAGCAAGCGGGGAATNNNNNNNNNNNNNNNNNNNNNNNNNNNNNNNNNNNNNNNNNNNNNNNNNNNNNNNNNNNNNNNNNNNNNNNNNNNNNNNNNNNNNNNNNNNNNNNNNNNNNNNNNNNNNNNNNNNNNNNNNNNNNNNNNNNNNNNNNNNNNNNNNNNNNNNNNNNNNNNNNNNNNNNNNNNNNNNNNNNNNNNNNNNNNNNNNNNNNNNNNNNNNNNNNNNNNNNNNNNNNNNNNNNNNNNNNNNNNNNNNNNNNNNNNNNNNNNNNNNNNNNNNNNNNNNNNNNNNNNNNNNNNNNNNNNNNNNNNNNNNNNNNNNNNNNNNNNNNNNNNNNNNNNNNNNNNNNNNNNNNNNNNNNNNNNNNNNNNNNNNNNNNNNNNNNNNNNNNNNNNNNNNNNNNNNNNNNNNNNNNNNNNNNNNNNNNNNNNNNNNNNNNNNNNNNNNNNNNNNNNNNNNNNNNNCGGGGAAGTTTGCGCCTTCGGCTCTGGTCAACTGACAAGTGGAAACCCACATGTTAAGTTTTTTTTTTCAAGTTCCCGTATGGTAAGTTGGAGTAGATTATTGCAGGTGTTGAAATATGAGGCAAATTCATGATTAATTtcagtaaataattcatgactagaaTATAAACTATCATGCAACAATCTACTACTAGCATACTAGATTAACATGAAAATATGCATAACAACATTGCACATGTAACAACTACTACAGATAGAGACATAAACAGATCACGATAGACGTACTGTTCGTTAGTTGTTGCATAGCGATgttattgatgatgatgttggtgatgatctgTTGCTAACGACGTTGTAGACGATTATGAGTAGTTCCGGAGACTTGCTCTCCCGCACGCCGATGCACGTCGGCATTCGGGGCGGAGTAGACTACGGTGGCGAGCAAGTTGCAAGACGAGACAAAACTCTATGTGTTTTTGATGTGTTTTTGGTCGTGATTGGTGGCCAATATATAATAGGACCAGAGGCGGTATCATGTCGCGATCACAATCTCAAACGACTTGATTTCTAAGTCATATACTTACCGTATAAAAACAATTAATTTGTCTGCCAAGACATCAAAAAATAAAACGGCAAAAGAAAGTTGCGCCCCTGGAAGTCATCGGACCGAATTTCGGCAGACCATTCACGTTCATGTCTCACGTGCACGCTCAACCCTGAGCCTCGTGCTCGTGCCCATGTTGTCTTCTATTTCTTTCCTTAACACATCACTAAATATGGTGTAGAGAACTCACTATATAAAGTGGTCTAATACTTTCTTCACTAGCGGTATGGGACAAACTTTTAGCACCACCACTTGCATTTTTTCATGGGCCTAGTTTAAGGTTTCAAGTGGGTTAGGCCCATTATTTCTAACATGCACGTAAAAAACAGCCGAAGGTAAAGGAAGAGGGAATTGGAACCCTAAATTGGACAAAGTCAAGGTTTTTCCGAGGGAAAGAGTGGTTTTATTTCAAAATTATAGAATTAAAATCATTTACAATCATGAGGCAAGAGATCCTAGATACATGGAAGGCCTCTGCATACCATCCAGCTATGCTACTTCAGTGCGGCTATAACTTGCCAAACGATATGGTACTCTATTCTGATTCATATGAAGTTTTTGTGGAATAAACTCCCACACAACTATCAAGGCTTTAATCTCGAAGGCTAACTGAGCATATGCGCATCGAGCCAGTGTTCACCAGAGAAGATCGTTGACGAGTCTAATTGCACCCTCACCGAGAGGTCCTTATGTTATATAGCCAAGATTACACCCTTCATTAACGCATGTACTTCCGCCTCCAAAGCATCATTGCAGTAAAACAAGAATCTGTATGTCGCAAAGATGACACTTCTGCCATGCC is drawn from Triticum dicoccoides isolate Atlit2015 ecotype Zavitan chromosome 6B, WEW_v2.0, whole genome shotgun sequence and contains these coding sequences:
- the LOC119323966 gene encoding uncharacterized protein LOC119323966, which produces MDRPQLRNPSSCPVKPPRPPRGSAVQPPPASRPAPEASSPDGRPRKKVRFASEAGSHHIHARQDAANTRKAEKTKPQGSDAKTTELKFFKKLWEQSGCRSRSLRQPHQNIVPSISKQKEGDRMEPQNMTSHKKFPAQNVTLCPDETPATPLNNVISNEQVEVQASHSEYHNHDTPQLKPCHILPMGHVFTPTIQTPFEIAGISRNTEPGSGRMFSEKRRKLLKLAAKTVSMESCELLRKRSEFFADILQRLGANDIIRKHHKEPMRQREMVHRCARSDPRGHFENMLDYGGDFKSSSKLILGKESSSYASDESRQFLALPWVDNQGLPCFPDWKDDLSCGDNEAHEGMSLPSAYTTKLSSSDWKRDTVHNQVSNLLLEDVQHLPKGKLASGNELGCNIQSEPYDHDEWDPMLLLAVTEPIPNRLSFPCQIREQSVASRAISDTSWQPQFSRCLEHCTSRSLGLEVDGLIEAGLFDDSDAGHQSAFDQSHEKCTSSSFLGLRNGILDNNGFSSISNFHASESKSIVPNPDRSCLNSIYSTSDYPFEQRS